A region of Schistocerca americana isolate TAMUIC-IGC-003095 unplaced genomic scaffold, iqSchAmer2.1 HiC_scaffold_236, whole genome shotgun sequence DNA encodes the following proteins:
- the LOC124575304 gene encoding basic salivary proline-rich protein 1-like, which yields MSGVNSRGTCVLDGARHTPAGAGAQQVPPTQKRRPPHPGQGQEHGKRRQSESGAHRTPAGAKSAASAANAKAAPAAPRPEPRAQQAPPQPKRRPPHPGRSQSTANAANAKAAPATPRPRPRAQQAPPKQKRRPPHPGRSQEHSKRRQSKSGARRTPAGAKSTASAANAKAAPAAPRPEPRAQQAPPTQKRRPPHPGRSQSTASAAEASKCHSPVSKDTRHKCPTP from the exons ATGTCGGGAGTTAACTCCCGTGGCACTTGTGTCTTGGA CGGCGCCCGCCACACCCCGGCCGGAGCCGGGGCGCAGCAAGTgccgccaacgcaaaagcggcgcccgccgcaccccggccaaGGCCAAGAGCACGGCAAGCGCCGCCAAAGTGAAAGCGGCGCCcaccgcaccccggccggagccaagagcgcagcaagcgccgccaacgcaaaagcggcgcccgccgcaccccggccggagccaagagcacagcaagcgccgccacagccaaagcggcgcccgccgcaccccggccggagccagaGCACAGCAAAcgccgccaacgcaaaagcggcACCCGCCACACCCCGGCCAAGGCCAAGAGCACAGCAGGCGCCGCCAaagcaaaagcggcgcccgccgcaccccggccggagccaagagcacagcaagcgccgccaaagcaaaagcggcgcccgccgcaccccggccggagccaagagcacagcaagcgccgccaacgcaaaagcggcgcccgccgcaccccggccggagccaagagcacagcaagcgccgccaacgcaaaagcggcgcccgccgcaccccggccggagccagaGCACAGCAAGCGCCGCAGAAGCGAGCAAGTGCCATTCGCCAGTGAGCAAGGATACTAGACACAAGTGTCCGACACCTTAG